In Spodoptera frugiperda isolate SF20-4 chromosome 4, AGI-APGP_CSIRO_Sfru_2.0, whole genome shotgun sequence, a single window of DNA contains:
- the LOC118281746 gene encoding uncharacterized protein LOC118281746, which yields MEAAAPAPVNIGGRREPSTDPVKAQGILNSVMKKSKSAAKLWPQRWYFYSKIREIQEEEAQKVGMTVEEYRAALQSHSSQLEPKQYPVTVDPSPHPLPPTSAAMIGRRAQCPLERFGRLVKTDRDYPLRPPLRPGQIYDPYKQTVVFLGSVDGDPISYKLPPSRCEMTDEMWARPQQLTVSPLGWDNLQRIMNETE from the exons ATGGAAGCTGCAGCACCAGCGCCGGTCAATATAGGCGGACGCCGCGAGCCTTCTACTGATCCCGTTAAAGCTCAGGGAATATT GAACTCGGTGATGAAAAAATCAAAGTCTGCAGCGAAGCTCTGGCCGCAACGTTGgtatttttatagcaaaattAGAGAAATACAAGAAGAGGAAGCGCAGAAAGTAG GCATGACCGTGGAAGAATATCGGGCGGCCCTGCAGTCACACAGCAGTCAACTTGAGCCTAAGCAGTATCCTGTTACCGTGGATCCGTCTCCTCACCCACTACCACCCACATCAGCAG CCATGATAGGGCGTCGCGCGCAGTGTCCTCTGGAGCGCTTCGGTCGTCTAGTGAAAACCGACCGAGATTATCCTCTCCGCCCACCATTAAGACCCGGACAAATTTACGACCCTTACAAGCAGACAGTTGTATTCTTAGG GAGTGTCGATGGGGACCCGATTTCGTACAAACTGCCGCCGTCACGTTGTGAGATGACAGATGAAATGTGGGCGCGTCCGCAACAGCTGACCGTGTCGCCCCTCGGCTGGGACAACTTACAGAGAATTATGAATGAgactgaataa